The following coding sequences are from one Panicum hallii strain FIL2 chromosome 5, PHallii_v3.1, whole genome shotgun sequence window:
- the LOC112891915 gene encoding uncharacterized protein At4g18257-like, translating to MSSPAATAPSSSGATQPQPPPPEQQGASKERRMESLGWLTESAVMPKKHKAIEGVGAASILDLKAQLYRTQEEARNPTAPGAVAAAASGGEFRRAKIRSAPSDPLGAKNSGVDARAHKDKLELKAVKDGSASYAALEKKAELYEKLSRGELPDEEDKEKYCVDFYQKGFDRVYEPRMPESRHEASDAVEPVNDHEDSMSNAKPMGLGRAGTTIDRDEHKRFVREVHEEVSEARQKALTVRSRRQEQDAARREKLRQAYLKKRLEKLIAEKQASTASDDLPAS from the exons atgTCGTCGCCGGCAGCGACAGCGCCGTCTTCCTCGGGCGCGACGCAGCCGCAGCCTCCGCCCCCGGAGCAGCAGGGCGCCTCGAAGGAGCGGCGGATGGAGTCGCTGGGGTGGCTGACGGAATCGGCGGTGATGCCGAAGAAGCACAAGGCCATCGAGGGCGTGGGCGCCGCCTCCATCCTCGACCTCAAGGCCCAGCTCTACCGCACACAGGAGGAGGCCCGCAACCCCACTGCCCCTGGCGCCGTCGCAGCCGCCGCTTCCGGCGGGGAGTTCCGCCGCGCCAAGATACGCTCCGCACCTTCAGATCCCCTCGGGGCCAAAAACTCCGGCGTTGACGCCAGGGCCCACAA AGATAAGTTGGAACTTAAAGCCGTGAAGGATGGTTCTGCAAGCTATGCGGCTCTAGAAAAGAAAGCAGAGTTGTATGAAAAATTGTCCAGAGGCGAGCTACCTGATGAAGAAGACAAGGAGAAATATTGTGTGGATTTCTACCAAAAAGGTTTCGATCGTGTCTATGAGCCTCGGATGCCCGAGAGCAGGCATGAAGCCTCTGATGCTGTAGAGCCAGTAAATGATCATGAAGATTCTATGTCAAATGCCAAGCCAATGGGTCTTGGTCGAGCAGGCACTACAATCGACAGAGATGAGCACAAGCGCTTTGTGAG GGAGGTTCATGAAGAAGTAAGCGAGGCAAGGCAGAAGGCTTTAACAGTGAGATCTCGGCGACAAGAGCAGGATGCTGCTCGTAGAGAGAAACTCAGGCAAGCTTACCTCAAGAAACGGCTGGAGAAGTTGATTGCTGAAAAACAGGCCTCTACAGCCAGTGATGACCTACCAGCTAGCTAG